Within the Gemmatimonadaceae bacterium genome, the region CACATTGAGCTCTACGGAGAGAAGTGAAACGAGCGATTCCAGCTCGGCACGTGCTGCGGTGCGGCCTGAGCCACTGTCGGGTACGACGCATACCATCCGCGAGAGCGGTTGGCGCACCCTTACCCCCGCCTCCTCGCGAGCGGCGCGTCCCAGCGTCGCCAGCGTCCTCACATGCTCCATCGCCTGCTCCAGCGCGATGTCGCGATCGTGCGACCCGGGTCGCACATAGCGCGCGAGATGCACCGACTCCCCTTCCAGCTCGTTGTGCACCCAGTCGCTCACGAATGGAGCGAATGGTGCGAGCAGTCGGCACGTGACCAGCAGCACTTCGCGCAGCGTGGCGAAGGCCGCGCGGTTGTCGTCGCTGTCCACTTCATAGAAGCGCTGGCGGTTCAGCCGGACGTACCAGTTCGACACGTCGTCCACAAAGAAGCTCATTACCAGTCGCGCGGCGGTCGTGGCATCGTAGCCTTCGAGCGCGGCATCGGCATCGCGCTCCACGCCCGCCAGTCGCGACAGGATCCAACGATCTATCGCTGGCCGCGACACGGGCGGTGGGTCGGTGTCCGACGGCTCCCATCCGAAGTTCGCGTACAGCGCGAAGATTCCGCTGTACACGTTCTTGAACGTCAGAAGGAAGCGCCCGGCCGTGTCGCGGATCGAGGCTTCGTCGAACCGGCGCGGAACCCAGACCTGACTGGCGGCAACGAGGAAAAGGCGAACGGCATCGGCGCCATACTTTCCGATCACCACCCACGGATCCACGACGTTCCCGCGGCTTTTCGACATCTTGCCGCCATCCGCGTCGAGCACCATGTCGTTCACCACGACCGACACATAAGGCGCCGTGCGCACCGATTCCTCGACCGGAGCGATGTGCGACAGCGTGTTGCGCGGGAGCGCATCGCCAAGCCCCGTGGCGATGGCAAGCAGCGAATAGAACCAGCCCCGCGTCTGATCCACGCCTTCGGCGATGAAGTCCGCGGGATAGTTGAGCGCCAGCTTGTCGGCGTTCTCGAACGGGAAGTGCCACTGAGCGAACGACATCGATCCGGAATCGAACCAGGTGTCAATGACCTCCGGAACGCGGCGCATCGTGCCACCGCACGCAGCGCAGGCCCACGAATACGCGTCTATGTACGGCTTGTGCGGATCGAAGCCCGCTCCGACGTCAGCGCCCGATCGCGCGGCCAGGTCAGCGTAGCTGCCGATGGCATCGACGTGCGACGAGTCGCGGTCGCACACCCACAGCGGCAGAGGTGTGCCCCAGTACCGGTCGCGCGAGATCGCCCAGTCGATGTTGTTCGTCAGCCATTCGCCAAAGCGGCCTTCACCGATCTCCGGTGGATGCCAGTCAACACGGGCATTCCGCGCAAGCATCGCGTCCTTGTACGCGGTCGTGCGGATGAACCACGACGTGCGCGCGTAGTAGAGCAGCGGCGTTTCGCAACGCCAGCAGTGGGGATACGAGTGCTCGAGCGTTCCCGCCTTCCATAGAACGCCGCGGCGCTTCAGCTCGCCGATGATGATCTCGTCGGCGCGCTTGACGAACATTCCGCCGACGAGCGGCATGTCATCCGGGAACTCTCCGCGCTGATCCACCGGCTGCACGAAAGCGAGCCCGTTGCGCTGGCCCGCGGCGTAGTCGTCGGCTCCAAACGCGGGGGCCATGTGCACCACGCCGGTGCCATCGTCCGCCGACACAAATGTCTCGGCCACGATCACCTCGTGCGCGCCATCCCCGAACTTCGCCCAATCCAGCGGTCGTGCGTAGCGCATTCCCGCCAGCTCGGAGCCGCGGAGCGTGCCCACCGTTTCCCATCGGTCGGTGTAATCTTCGCCCAACACCGCTCCGGCGCGTGACGCCGCAAGCAGGATCGTTTCAGAGCGATCCCCCGCCCGCTTCGTCAGCTCGACGTATTCGAGATCGGGATGCACCGCCAGTGCGACGTTCGACACGAGCGTCCAGGGAGTCGTCGTCCAGACGAGGATCCGCCGGCGCCCGCCGCCGCTTTCGTGCGCCGGCTCGAGATCGAGCGCGATGTAAACGCTCGGGTCCTTCAC harbors:
- the ileS gene encoding isoleucine--tRNA ligase translates to MSASRFRTLPTDAPADEIERDVLARWERERLFARAQEAAKDSPRYVFFEGPPTANGRPGIHHVFSRTIKDLFCRHRAMHGFYVARKAGWDTHGLPVEIEVEKQLGISGKQQIEEIGVEKFNQLCRESVWKYRADWEKLSERIGFWLDYSDPYVTYSNDYVESVWWALKTLYDRDLLYRGHKILPYCGRCGTALSSHEVAQGYKDVKDPSVYIALDLEPAHESGGGRRRILVWTTTPWTLVSNVALAVHPDLEYVELTKRAGDRSETILLAASRAGAVLGEDYTDRWETVGTLRGSELAGMRYARPLDWAKFGDGAHEVIVAETFVSADDGTGVVHMAPAFGADDYAAGQRNGLAFVQPVDQRGEFPDDMPLVGGMFVKRADEIIIGELKRRGVLWKAGTLEHSYPHCWRCETPLLYYARTSWFIRTTAYKDAMLARNARVDWHPPEIGEGRFGEWLTNNIDWAISRDRYWGTPLPLWVCDRDSSHVDAIGSYADLAARSGADVGAGFDPHKPYIDAYSWACAACGGTMRRVPEVIDTWFDSGSMSFAQWHFPFENADKLALNYPADFIAEGVDQTRGWFYSLLAIATGLGDALPRNTLSHIAPVEESVRTAPYVSVVVNDMVLDADGGKMSKSRGNVVDPWVVIGKYGADAVRLFLVAASQVWVPRRFDEASIRDTAGRFLLTFKNVYSGIFALYANFGWEPSDTDPPPVSRPAIDRWILSRLAGVERDADAALEGYDATTAARLVMSFFVDDVSNWYVRLNRQRFYEVDSDDNRAAFATLREVLLVTCRLLAPFAPFVSDWVHNELEGESVHLARYVRPGSHDRDIALEQAMEHVRTLATLGRAAREEAGVRVRQPLSRMVCVVPDSGSGRTAARAELESLVSLLSVELNVKQVSFLSSADELVTLEAKANFRTLGKKFGKETPLAASAVAALASDALMAFERGEPLAISVGNESRVLDAEDLTIVRRASGDMIVKEASGYFAAIDPVVTPELRAEGLAREVVSRIQRMRKDAGLAVSDRIVLAVKGSAELEEAVRAHESRIAEEVLAREITVGDDARKFNAAQSVDIDGHPASIALERAV